The nucleotide sequence ATTATTTCAACATTGGCTTTAAGAGAATAAAAATTACTTTTTTTATCATCATGAATATCTTCAGGTCTAATCCCCATAATTAAAACTTTATTATTATAAGCTTTCAATAAATTGACTTTTTCTGTATCATTAATTTCTATTTTAAAATCTCCATTAATAAGTTCTATTAAATTATCTCTATAGTTAATATTAACTTCAATAAAATTCATTGGTGGTGAACCTATGAAACCAGCAACAAATTTATTAATAGGATTATTATATAATTCAAGAGGGGATCCTATCTGTTGAATAATACCATCATTAATAACTACAATTTTATCTCCCATAGTCATTGCTTCTATTTGATCATGAGTTACATAAATCATAGTGGATTCTAATTTTTGATGCAAAGAAATTATTTCAGCTCTCATTTGCACCCTTAATTTTGCATCAAGATTTGAAAGAGGTTCATCAAATAAAAAAACTTTTGGATTTCTAACTATTGCTCTTCCTACAGCTACTCTTTGTCTTTGACCACCAGATAAAGCTTTTGGTTTTCTATTTAAATAATTTTCAAGATGTAGAATTTTTGCAGCTTCTCTAACCCTTTTGTCAATTTCATCATTAGGAATTTTTCTAATTTTTAAGCCAAACGCCATATTATCATAGACTGACATATGAGGGTATAATGCATAATTCTGGAAAACCATAGCAATATCTCTATCTTTTGGAGGAAGATTGTTTACGAAAATATTATCTATATATAGTTCACCTTTAGTTATAGATTCCAATCCTGCAATCATTCTTAGAATTGTTGATTTTCCACACCCAGATGGTCCTACGAGAACTACAAATTCTTTATCTTCAACTTTAATGTTAGCATTGCAAACTGCAGGTTTATCTGAACCTTCATAAATTTTATAAACATTTTTTAATTCAACTGTTGCCATAAATACTCCTATTTTTTAATTATAATATTAGATAACTATATATTTTATAATATGTATAATATTAATTTAATATTTTAACAATTTATTTTTAAAAATAATTTTATTTATCTTTAATTTTATTTTTAATATTTGATTATTTAATCATTAATTATATAATAAATCTTATTAAAAAAAATTATTTTTTCAATATTATTTGTTAAATATTTATTATTTAAAACTAAATTAGTTATTTTTTGTAAAAAAATTTGACAATTTATTAAAAACAATTTATAATTTTAATGAAAAGTGTATTATTAAAAACAATTAAATAATATTTAGGAGGTTTTAATGAAAAAAATATTAATTTTTGTACTTGTTTTCTTTATATTTCTATTTTCATGTGGTACAAAAAAAGCTGATCTTATTATTCAATCATACATGTCAGATGAGAAACCAAAACAAGTTTTTGCTGAACTTGTAGCTGAATTTGAGAAACAATATAAGATGAAAGTTGAAGTTAACACTACTGCTCATGAACAGTTCAAAACTCAAATTGTTAACTATTTAACTTCTAAAGATGCTCCTGATGTTTTAACATGGTTTGCTGGTTTTAGAATGCAACAATATGCTATGAAAGGTTTACTTGAACCAGTTGATGATGTTTTCCCAGGTGGAAAATTTGAAGCTGAATTCCCAGCTTCTTTTAAAGTTGCTGCAAGTTATAATGGAAAAATCTATTTTGTTCCTCAATCTTGGTATTGGTGGGCAATTTATTATAACAAAGAAGTTTTTGATAAATATGGATTGAAGGTTCCTCAAACTTGGGAAGAACTACTTAAAGTTTGTGAAGTATTAAAAAGAAATGGTATAACTCCATTTACTATTGGTGCAAAAGACACATGGACTGCTGGTGGTTGGTTCGATTATTTAAATGTTGCTGTTAATGGTGGTGAATTCCATCA is from Spirochaetota bacterium and encodes:
- the ugpC gene encoding sn-glycerol-3-phosphate ABC transporter ATP-binding protein UgpC, which codes for MATVELKNVYKIYEGSDKPAVCNANIKVEDKEFVVLVGPSGCGKSTILRMIAGLESITKGELYIDNIFVNNLPPKDRDIAMVFQNYALYPHMSVYDNMAFGLKIRKIPNDEIDKRVREAAKILHLENYLNRKPKALSGGQRQRVAVGRAIVRNPKVFLFDEPLSNLDAKLRVQMRAEIISLHQKLESTMIYVTHDQIEAMTMGDKIVVINDGIIQQIGSPLELYNNPINKFVAGFIGSPPMNFIEVNINYRDNLIELINGDFKIEINDTEKVNLLKAYNNKVLIMGIRPEDIHDDKKSNFYSLKANVEIIEPLGADTYVHFNLGNVSFLATFRASTTAHHNEKNRKVYFDMSKIYFFDPENDFKNILKK